In one Silene latifolia isolate original U9 population chromosome 10, ASM4854445v1, whole genome shotgun sequence genomic region, the following are encoded:
- the LOC141606686 gene encoding uncharacterized protein LOC141606686 isoform X2: protein MQRYSMQKYRITKMHLMLPKIDEKLESLIDKWIMIAVQNQIQDFGISVVGGYNYSLPEILFCAKSLKVLKCECVKLPYYETMELVSLEYLTIYLDTVDGDMLQRIISSSPLVELDVTAEKCLVNISVPWMKKGNGGDKCRSNGTMQSNLQECPLQKFVYGSFDGVDMLWPWNINVVALKNLRKLEFTCVPITDDIVYELACGLVALESLVLSDCFNLKCIKISSNSLKQFRIAHALDFIKVTIDAPKLLEFSFNTEVGTSLSLVRVPDHCNAQFLPLCPDPFSTVWLVELKKFLVETNFFKSLVIELSDPSYPLEIVIDEDELRNTVTGLPYKLSELKLCGINDWNRTEFSVVAFLDALFLCCHPDVLSLTTSLENSASEFILNILKRKVHCYTHPLRSIEVEGADCSSLLSKTSEIEMRFRLSWCQV from the exons ATGCAAAGATACTCTATGCAGAAGTATAGAATAACCAAAATGCACCTTATGCTTCCTAAGATTGATGAAAAGCTAGAGTCTTTGATTGACAAATGGATAATGATTGCGGTGCAAAACCAAATTCAGGATTTCGGTATCAGTGTTGTTGGTGGATATAACTACAGCCTGCCCGAGATTTTATTTTGTGCAAAATCGcttaaagttttgaaatgtgagTGCGTCAAATTGCCATATTATGAGACTATGGAGCTCGTCTCTCTCGAATACTTAACTATTTACTTGGACACTGTTGATGGGGATATGCTCCAAagaattatctcttcctccccCTTGGTTGAATTAGATGTTACAGCTGAAAAGTGCCTTGTAAATATTTCAGTCCCTTGGATGAAAAAGGGTAATGGAGGAGACAAATGTCGTAGTAATGGAACAATGCAATCCAACCTCCAAGAATGTCCGCTACAAAAGTTTGTTTATGGTAGTTTTGACGGCGTCGATATGCTGTGGCCATGGAATATAAATGTGGTTGCattgaaaaatttgagaaaacTGGAGTTTACTTGTGTTCCTATAACAGATGATATTGTTTATGAGTTGGCATGTGGGCTTGTAGCTTTAGAAAGTTTAGTACTATCGGATTGCTTTAATCTGAAATGCATTAAGATCTCAAGCAATTCACTCAAGCAATTTCGAATTGCCCATGCATTAGACTTCATTAAGGTAACGATTGATGCTCCAAAATTGCTCGAGTTTTCATTCAACACTGAAGTAGGGACCTCTCTGTCGTTAGTTAGGGTTCCAGATCATTGTAATGCTCAATTTCTTCCATTGTGTCCGGATCCTTTCAGCACCGTTTGGCTTGTTGAGCTGAAGAAGTTTCTTGTAGAAACAAACTTCTTCAAGTCTCTAGTTATTGAGTTGTCTGACCCGTCTTACCCTCTTGAG ATTGTGATCGATGAGGACGAACTGAGGAATACTGTTACTGGCCTACCATACAAACTCAGTGAGTTAAAGCTGTGTGGGATAAATGATTGGAATCGTACAGAATTTTCAGTTGTGGCCTTTCTGGATGCATTGTTTTTGTGTTGCCACCCTGATGTACTGTCACTAACGACAAGTTTAGAGAATTCGGCTTCTGAG TTTATTTTGAATATTCTGAAGCGTAAAGTGCATTGCTATACACATCCCCTGAGAAGCATCGAAGTTGAAGGTGCGGATTGCTCAAGCTTACTCTCGAAAACATCAGAAATTGAGATGAGGTTTAGACTGTCCTGGTGCCAAGTTTAG
- the LOC141606686 gene encoding putative FBD-associated F-box protein At1g05080 isoform X1 has product MPTVRRNSCEKIMGFGENVAKMQKGTIDRISELPEFILHIILSRLDTKEVCRASVLSKRWYGAWSSVPVLDFQLRYFQKYGDDLYNCDDNTLERYVGFIDKTMQRYSMQKYRITKMHLMLPKIDEKLESLIDKWIMIAVQNQIQDFGISVVGGYNYSLPEILFCAKSLKVLKCECVKLPYYETMELVSLEYLTIYLDTVDGDMLQRIISSSPLVELDVTAEKCLVNISVPWMKKGNGGDKCRSNGTMQSNLQECPLQKFVYGSFDGVDMLWPWNINVVALKNLRKLEFTCVPITDDIVYELACGLVALESLVLSDCFNLKCIKISSNSLKQFRIAHALDFIKVTIDAPKLLEFSFNTEVGTSLSLVRVPDHCNAQFLPLCPDPFSTVWLVELKKFLVETNFFKSLVIELSDPSYPLEIVIDEDELRNTVTGLPYKLSELKLCGINDWNRTEFSVVAFLDALFLCCHPDVLSLTTSLENSASEFILNILKRKVHCYTHPLRSIEVEGADCSSLLSKTSEIEMRFRLSWCQV; this is encoded by the exons ATGCCAACTGTTCGACGAAATTCCTGTGAGAAAATCATGGGGTTTGGGGAAAATGTAGCAAAGATGCAAAAGGGTACAATTGATAGAATTTCGGAGCTTCCGGAATTTATTCTGCATATTATTCTCTCAAGGCTTGATACTAAAGAGGTGTGTCGCGCTAGTGTATTGTCTAAGAGATGGTATGGAGCTTGGTCTTCTGTTCCGGTTTTGGACTTTCAGCTTCGGTACTTTCAGAAATATGGGGACGATCTCTATAACTGTGATGACAATACACTGGAACGGTATGTGGGATTCATAGATAAGACGATGCAAAGATACTCTATGCAGAAGTATAGAATAACCAAAATGCACCTTATGCTTCCTAAGATTGATGAAAAGCTAGAGTCTTTGATTGACAAATGGATAATGATTGCGGTGCAAAACCAAATTCAGGATTTCGGTATCAGTGTTGTTGGTGGATATAACTACAGCCTGCCCGAGATTTTATTTTGTGCAAAATCGcttaaagttttgaaatgtgagTGCGTCAAATTGCCATATTATGAGACTATGGAGCTCGTCTCTCTCGAATACTTAACTATTTACTTGGACACTGTTGATGGGGATATGCTCCAAagaattatctcttcctccccCTTGGTTGAATTAGATGTTACAGCTGAAAAGTGCCTTGTAAATATTTCAGTCCCTTGGATGAAAAAGGGTAATGGAGGAGACAAATGTCGTAGTAATGGAACAATGCAATCCAACCTCCAAGAATGTCCGCTACAAAAGTTTGTTTATGGTAGTTTTGACGGCGTCGATATGCTGTGGCCATGGAATATAAATGTGGTTGCattgaaaaatttgagaaaacTGGAGTTTACTTGTGTTCCTATAACAGATGATATTGTTTATGAGTTGGCATGTGGGCTTGTAGCTTTAGAAAGTTTAGTACTATCGGATTGCTTTAATCTGAAATGCATTAAGATCTCAAGCAATTCACTCAAGCAATTTCGAATTGCCCATGCATTAGACTTCATTAAGGTAACGATTGATGCTCCAAAATTGCTCGAGTTTTCATTCAACACTGAAGTAGGGACCTCTCTGTCGTTAGTTAGGGTTCCAGATCATTGTAATGCTCAATTTCTTCCATTGTGTCCGGATCCTTTCAGCACCGTTTGGCTTGTTGAGCTGAAGAAGTTTCTTGTAGAAACAAACTTCTTCAAGTCTCTAGTTATTGAGTTGTCTGACCCGTCTTACCCTCTTGAG ATTGTGATCGATGAGGACGAACTGAGGAATACTGTTACTGGCCTACCATACAAACTCAGTGAGTTAAAGCTGTGTGGGATAAATGATTGGAATCGTACAGAATTTTCAGTTGTGGCCTTTCTGGATGCATTGTTTTTGTGTTGCCACCCTGATGTACTGTCACTAACGACAAGTTTAGAGAATTCGGCTTCTGAG TTTATTTTGAATATTCTGAAGCGTAAAGTGCATTGCTATACACATCCCCTGAGAAGCATCGAAGTTGAAGGTGCGGATTGCTCAAGCTTACTCTCGAAAACATCAGAAATTGAGATGAGGTTTAGACTGTCCTGGTGCCAAGTTTAG
- the LOC141606692 gene encoding F-box/FBD/LRR-repeat protein At1g16930-like, which translates to MGFEENVAKMKRGTIDRISEVPDFIVHTTLSMLDTKEAGRASVLSKRWYGAWSSIPVLDFRPQFFREFQYSTSVYDDDSVQRFVRFVDKTMQRYFSQKYRIREMYLMVSMNDKKLESFIDKWIMIAVQNQIQKLEIEVDSEIIYRLPEILFCAKSLKYLECVQIELPYYETMELVSLEYLTLESTDVDDNMLQRIISFCPLVELDITCSKHLDSISLPWMRKVDGIEGCGSGTTESYLASPLQEFVFTGSSFDLSWPWKMNVVALKNLRKLEICSVSITDDIVSELASGPNCLTVLRSSVTMDEINEDYVCIIIDYGRRGGPTEQCCYLVTIQTQRVKAA; encoded by the coding sequence ATGGGGTTTGAGGAAAATGTAGCAAAGATGAAAAGGGGTACAATTGATAGAATTTCGGAGGTTCCAGATTTTATCGTGCATACTACTCTCTCAATGCTCGATACCAAAGAGGCTGGTCGTGCTAGCGTATTGTCTAAGAGGTGGTATGGAGCTTGGTCGTCCATTCCGGTTTTGGATTTTCGGCCTCAGTTCTTTAGGGAATTTCAGTATTCTACTTCCGTGTACGATGATGATTCAGTTCAACGTTTTGTTCGGTTTGTAGACAAGACCATGCAAAGATACTTTTCGCAGAAGTATAGAATAAGAGAGATGTATCTTATGGTTAGTATGAATGATAAAAAGCTAGAGTCCTTTATTGACAAATGGATAATGATCGCTGTGCAAAACCAAATCCAGAAATTGGAAATCGAGGTTGATAGTGAAATTATATACCGGCTGCCTGAGATTCTATTTTGTGCTAAATCGCTGAAATATTTGGAATGTGTGCAGATTGAGCTGCCATATTATGAGACTATGGAGCTCGTCTCTCTCGAATATTTGACTTTAGAGTCGACAGATGTAGATGACAATATGCTCCAAAGAATTATCTCATTCTGCCCCTTGGTTGAATTAGATATTACATGTAGTAAACACCTTGATAGCATTTCACTTCCTTGGATGAGGAAAGTTGATGGAATCGAAGGCTGTGGTAGTGGAACAACGGAATCCTACCTAGCATCTCCGCTTCAAGAATTTGTTTTTACTGGTAGTAGTTTTGATTTATCGTGGCCGTGGAAGATGAATGTGGTTGCATTGAAAAACTTGAGAAAGCTGGAGATTTGTTCGGTTTCCATAACAGATGATATTGTTTCTGAGCTGGCATCTGGGCCTAATTGTCTTACAGTCTTACGTAGTAGTGTAACTATGGATGAAATTAACGAAGATTATGTTTGCATTATTATAGACTATGGTAGAAGAGGAGGACCAACTGAACAATGTTGTTACTTGGTCACCATACAAACTCAGAGAGTTAAAGCTGCGTGA